In Cyanobacteriota bacterium, one DNA window encodes the following:
- a CDS encoding VOC family protein, whose amino-acid sequence MQIIQYLHAAILVSDLTKSSHFYGTILGLPTVDRPLKFPGIWYQLGDMQLHLILAEQVPDRLVDERWGRNYHLALAVTDLEAAKRQLLAHHCPVQMSASGRAALFTRDPDGNIIELSEVSN is encoded by the coding sequence ATGCAAATTATTCAGTATCTTCACGCAGCAATACTTGTATCTGATTTAACAAAATCTTCACACTTTTACGGCACGATTTTGGGCTTACCAACTGTTGATCGCCCACTGAAGTTTCCTGGCATCTGGTATCAATTAGGAGACATGCAACTGCATCTGATCCTGGCAGAGCAAGTGCCCGATCGCTTAGTGGATGAGCGTTGGGGTCGCAATTATCACCTTGCTTTAGCTGTGACTGATTTGGAAGCAGCCAAACGCCAACTCCTAGCCCATCATTGCCCTGTGCAGATGAGTGCATCAGGACGTGCTGCCTTGTTCACCCGTGATCCCGATGGCAACATT